The following are encoded together in the Salvia hispanica cultivar TCC Black 2014 chromosome 6, UniMelb_Shisp_WGS_1.0, whole genome shotgun sequence genome:
- the LOC125192986 gene encoding probable ADP-ribosylation factor GTPase-activating protein AGD13, protein MNSYPSIGRQSSGNSALKDLLARPDNRVCADCGAPDPKWASSNLGVIICLKCSGVHRSLGTHISKVLSVTLDEWSNDQVDSVVEVGGNASANSTYEAYIPEGVSKPRPDAGPDERSQFIRAKYELQQFMKPSLRILSATSTHSLQASMSMSDSFRSSASSQLSEGMVEFIGVLKVKVLNGTNLAVRDVLSSDPYVVLKLGKQSVQTTVVESNLNPVWNEELMLSVPQNYGPIKLEVYDYDTFSTDDVMGEVEIDIQPMITAATAFVDAEKFENMQIGKWLKSHDNGLLEDSTVNIVDGKVKQSVSLKLQKVECGEIHLEMEWMSLES, encoded by the exons ATGAACAGTTATCCATCCATTGGGAGACAATCCTCAG GTAATAGTGCATTGAAAGATCTTTTGGCTCGACCTGATAATCGCGTATGTGCAGATTGTGGTGCTCCGGATCCAAAATGGGC ttcGTCAAATCTAGGAGTCATAATATGCTTAAAGTGCTCTGGTGTCCATAGAAGTCTCGGCACACATATTTCGAAG GTTCTGTCTGTTACGTTAGATGAATGGTCCAATGATCAAGTGGATTCCGTGGTCGAGGTTGGTGGAAATGCATCCGCAAATTCCACTTACGAGGCTTATATTCCTGAAGGGGTGTCGAAGCCTAGGCCCGATGCTGGCCCTGATGAGCGCTCTCAGTTTATCAG GGCGAAGTACGAGCTTCAGCAATTCATGAAACCCAGCCTGCGTATTCTGTCTGCTACTTCAACGCACTCTTTGCAAGCTAGTATGTCGATGTCAGATAGCTTTCGAAGTTCAGCTTCATCACAGCTGTCA GAAGGCATGGTGGAGTTTATTGGAGTGTTGAAGGTTAAAGTACTAAACGGCACGAATCTAGCTGTTCGAGATGTGCTATCTAGTGACCCCTACGTCGTTTTGAAACTTGGAAAGCAG AGTGTCCAAACAACTGTGGTGGAGAGCAACTTGAATCCCGTGTGGAACGAGGAACTCATGCTCTCCGTTCCACAGAACTACGGCCCTATCAAGCTG GAAGTTTATGACTACGACACGTTCTCTACGGATGATGTGATGGGGGAGGTTGAGATAGACATTCAGCCGATGATAACTGCTGCAACTGCATTCGTGGATGCTGAGAAGTTTGAGAACATGCAGATTGGGAAATGGCTGAAGTCGCACGACAACGGGCTGTTGGAAGACAGCACGGTGAATATTGTTGATGGGAAGGTGAAGCAGTCAGTATCTTTGAAGCTGCAAAAAGTAGAATGTGGAGAAATACATCTTGAGATGGAATGGATGTCTCTTGAATCTTGA
- the LOC125195480 gene encoding F-box protein At5g49610-like: MKITNFLERDRLWRLAVRKQRKRRVVLRKEWRHFSTKDLLQRLSVIKEQTPKDSFVAVREELKQRDMLLTTEEDLFANLPEEITEEILGRLPIQSVMTCKCVLKSWRHLIEGDDFGMSYTPKPGLAFVYRDMEMRYNVCNEALKLLFRFDSPSHIQFSAINRRVIVASPANGLLLMWDRWAKVLFICNPMTREYAELPPISTSIYTSFFGFGTSKISGQYKILYGNQYSCHVYTIGRGAGLWRSVAAAQPGINRLNRGCAAFFNGNLHWLAYDSEDNFFVRCFDIETELFTSFSIPCDYNGKRRGNNRLYILEGQLYLCSILDFQHVVIWKMNIYGDENSWIKEYDFNLLEQCAHTYMLEILANGDLFANTSACSLSSWDELFIYSKNTGAIGRYVPSYSSLQTSSKLAVFTPSLISLTASFRSQPWGFRMFSH; the protein is encoded by the coding sequence ATGAAGATCACTAACTTTTTGGAAAGGGATCGGTTGTGGCGTTTAGCTGTAAGAAAACAACGGAAACGGCGTGTAGTTCTAAGAAAAGAATGGAGACATTTCTCCACAAAGGATCTCTTGCAGCGTTTATCTGTTATAAAAGAACAGACACCAAAAGATAGCTTCGTAGCTGTAAGAGAGGAACTGAAACAGAGAGATATGTTGTTAACGACCGAGGAAGATCTGTTTGCTAATCTACCGGAAGAAATCACGGAAGAGATCTTGGGAAGACTCCCGATTCAGAGCGTTATGACGTGCAAATGTGTTCTTAAATCATGGCGCCATCTGATTGAGGGGGATGACTTTGGGATGTCGTATACTCCCAAACCAGGCCTAGCTTTCGTTTATCGAGACATGGAAATGCGATACAATGTCTGCAATGAGGCCTTAAAGCTACTCTTCCGATTTGATTCACCTTCTCACATTCAATTTTCTGCTATTAACCGTCGTGTTATAGTTGCTTCACCAGCTAATGGTTTGCTTTTAATGTGGGATCGATGGGCTAAAGTTCTATTTATATGCAATCCAATGACTCGTGAGTATGCCGAGCTTCCTCCTATatctactagtatatatactTCCTTTTTTGGCTTTGGAACGAGCAAAATAAGTGGAcaatataagattttatatggGAATCAGTATAGTTGTCATGTATACACTATAGGGAGAGGCGCAGGGTTGTGGAGAAGCGTCGCAGCAGCACAACCAGGTATCAATAGATTGAATCGCGGTTGTGctgcattttttaatggaaatctTCACTGGTTGGCATATGATTCGGAAGATAATTTCTTCGTTCGTTGCTTTGATATTGAAACTGAGCTCTTTACCAGTTTTTCAATTCCTTGTGATTACAATGGCAAAAGGAGAGGCAACAATCGACTATATATTTTGGAGGGTCAGCTATATTTATGCAGTATTTTAGATTTTCAGCATGTTGTTATTTGGAAAATGAACATCTACGGGGATGAGAATTCTTGGATAAAGGAATATGACTTCAACTTGCTCGAACAATGTGCACATACGTACATGCTCGAAATTTTGGCGAATGGTGACTTGTTTGCAAATACAAGTGCTTGTTCTCTGTCCTCATGGGATGAGCTATTTATCTATTCCAAAAACACCGGAGCTATTGGAAGATATGTGCCAAGTTATAGTTCTCTACAAACTTCTTCTAAACTCGCTGTTTTCACCCCAAGCTTGATTTCGCTCACAGCAAGCTTTCGCTCACAGCCATGGGGTTTCAGAATGTTCAGTCACTAA